A region of candidate division TA06 bacterium DNA encodes the following proteins:
- a CDS encoding NAD-dependent epimerase/dehydratase family protein, which translates to MRILIIGGTGFIGPRVVLRLTEMDHDITLFHRGQTKADLPSTVKHILGGRQKLPDFAAEFKQFAPDVVLDMFPLAEQDARTAMSTFKGITPRLVAISSQDVYRAYGKVIHMEPGPADPVPLNEDAPLRDSLYPYRDETPRDEKDPKRWLDNYDKIPVERTVMSEQGLAGTILRLPMVFGPGDRQHRLFKYVKRMYDNRPAILLDEGLARWRSTRGYVENVAAAIALAVTDERAASRIYNVADPEAFTMAEWVVEMGKAVGWGGEVTIVPKDSLPKHLLSGINTDQDLVVDTTRIREELGYREPVPLHEALKKTVEWERAHPPDNIDPQMFDYETEDKILADLKRNHS; encoded by the coding sequence ATGCGGATTCTGATCATTGGTGGAACGGGTTTCATCGGCCCGCGTGTTGTACTGCGTCTGACGGAGATGGACCATGATATAACTCTGTTTCACCGTGGCCAAACCAAAGCCGACCTGCCCTCCACAGTCAAGCACATCCTCGGTGGCCGGCAGAAGCTTCCTGATTTCGCGGCTGAATTCAAACAGTTCGCACCCGACGTTGTACTGGACATGTTTCCCCTTGCCGAGCAAGATGCTCGTACCGCTATGAGCACCTTCAAAGGCATCACACCTCGACTAGTGGCCATCAGCAGTCAGGATGTCTATCGTGCCTACGGAAAAGTTATCCACATGGAGCCCGGCCCTGCAGACCCTGTGCCTCTGAACGAGGACGCACCTCTGCGAGACAGTCTCTACCCGTATCGCGACGAGACACCGAGAGACGAAAAGGACCCAAAGAGATGGCTGGATAATTATGACAAGATACCTGTGGAACGCACTGTCATGAGTGAGCAGGGCCTGGCGGGCACCATTCTGCGGTTGCCTATGGTGTTCGGCCCGGGAGATAGACAACACCGTCTATTCAAGTATGTAAAGCGAATGTACGACAACCGCCCAGCAATCTTGTTGGATGAAGGCCTTGCCAGATGGCGTTCTACACGAGGATATGTTGAGAATGTAGCGGCTGCAATAGCACTAGCTGTCACAGATGAACGCGCAGCAAGCAGAATTTATAACGTAGCTGATCCTGAAGCTTTCACCATGGCCGAGTGGGTTGTGGAGATGGGGAAGGCAGTGGGATGGGGTGGCGAGGTGACCATCGTGCCGAAAGACTCCCTTCCCAAGCATCTACTGTCAGGGATTAACACAGACCAGGATCTTGTCGTTGACACCACAAGAATCCGTGAAGAACTCGGCTACAGAGAACCTGTGCCACTACATGAAGCACTCAAGAAAACTGTTGAATGGGAGCGAGCACACCCACCCGATAACATAGATCCACAGATGTTTGACTATGAAACCGAAGACAAAATCCTTGCCGACCTCAAACGGAATCACAGCTAA
- a CDS encoding sodium/proline symporter, with product MEALAASAFVFYLLLIVVIGVVSAKLCTRSLSEFFLGGRRMKEWVVALSAVVSGRSAWLVLGMSGMAYTIGLSAVWAVVGYIVVELFMFMFVGKRLRRFTEASESITLPDFFEARFKDSAHILRIVSVVIIVIFMVAYVSAQFNAGGKAISASFGLSTTQGLWLTAMIVLAYTMLGGFVAVSLTDVVQAAFMILGLVILPVVAVLNFGALAQVLEAVRLQGAHLVNPWAIGLGGAIGFLGIGLGSPGNPHILVRYMSVDSAQGLRKAALIGTVWNVVMAWGAVLVGLVGRAYFPLKSQLPAGDTERLFPYMASQHLHPILFGFAVAAVFAAIMSTADSQLLVAASGITRDIYQKLFRRGEAVSEKRMVFLSRLIIIILVFVAMGLGAAAKDLVFWLVLFAWGGLGASFGPAIILSLFWKRTTKWGILAGLISGTLVTIVWKSMPFLKQRMYELIPAFLISAMLVIVVSLLTRAPEGAEKELAEITPKYKFRRRP from the coding sequence ATGGAGGCTCTGGCTGCCTCTGCCTTCGTCTTCTATCTCCTACTGATTGTAGTCATAGGTGTTGTCTCAGCAAAGCTGTGCACCAGGTCACTCAGTGAGTTCTTTCTGGGTGGCAGGAGGATGAAGGAATGGGTTGTGGCACTTTCCGCTGTGGTTTCAGGAAGGTCGGCATGGCTTGTCCTGGGAATGAGTGGGATGGCCTACACGATAGGGCTTTCAGCTGTCTGGGCGGTCGTTGGCTACATCGTTGTTGAGCTGTTTATGTTCATGTTTGTAGGCAAGAGGTTGAGGCGGTTCACCGAGGCAAGCGAGAGCATAACTCTGCCTGACTTCTTTGAAGCGAGATTTAAGGACAGCGCTCACATCCTGAGGATCGTTTCGGTTGTCATTATTGTGATATTCATGGTCGCCTATGTGTCTGCTCAATTCAACGCCGGCGGCAAGGCCATCTCTGCATCCTTTGGGTTGTCCACCACTCAAGGGCTCTGGCTTACTGCAATGATTGTCCTGGCCTACACAATGCTTGGTGGGTTCGTTGCCGTCTCTCTCACCGATGTTGTTCAGGCTGCTTTCATGATACTGGGTCTGGTGATACTCCCTGTGGTTGCTGTTCTCAACTTTGGTGCTCTCGCACAGGTTCTTGAAGCGGTCAGGCTGCAGGGTGCACACCTGGTCAATCCATGGGCCATTGGACTTGGCGGAGCCATAGGGTTTCTGGGGATAGGCCTTGGTTCACCCGGCAATCCTCACATCCTGGTGAGATACATGTCAGTTGATTCTGCTCAGGGTCTGAGGAAAGCGGCTCTTATTGGAACAGTCTGGAATGTAGTCATGGCCTGGGGCGCGGTGCTCGTCGGCCTTGTCGGCCGCGCATACTTCCCCCTCAAGAGCCAGCTTCCGGCAGGGGATACAGAAAGGCTCTTTCCCTATATGGCTTCCCAGCACTTGCATCCCATCCTTTTTGGATTCGCCGTCGCTGCCGTCTTTGCCGCGATAATGTCCACTGCCGATTCGCAACTGCTTGTCGCTGCTTCCGGAATCACCAGAGACATCTACCAGAAGCTCTTTCGGAGAGGTGAGGCTGTCTCTGAGAAGAGAATGGTTTTCTTGAGCAGGCTGATAATCATCATACTGGTCTTTGTTGCAATGGGTCTGGGTGCAGCTGCCAAAGACCTGGTCTTCTGGTTGGTCCTGTTCGCCTGGGGTGGACTTGGGGCATCATTTGGGCCCGCCATAATTCTGTCACTTTTCTGGAAGAGAACGACAAAGTGGGGGATTCTTGCTGGCCTGATATCAGGAACACTGGTCACCATTGTGTGGAAGAGTATGCCGTTTCTCAAGCAGCGGATGTACGAATTGATTCCGGCATTCTTGATCTCTGCGATGCTAGTAATAGTCGTCTCGCTTCTGACCAGGGCTCCTGAGGGCGCAGAGAAGGAACTGGCTGAAATCACACCAAAGTACAAATTTAGAAGAAGACCATAA
- a CDS encoding four helix bundle protein translates to MPFSFEALDVYHRAIDFAVAMLNRVRDLPEDYPVLLEDLVRAATGIGLKIAVASSTWNKSEKKQLFLEGRSSCYKCVVVVEIAKNLGLIEESERDKLNEELEIFIKILSKLAQPTDKGKAA, encoded by the coding sequence ATGCCTTTCTCCTTCGAAGCACTCGATGTCTATCATAGGGCGATCGACTTTGCGGTAGCCATGCTGAATAGGGTCAGAGACTTGCCCGAAGACTACCCGGTGTTGCTTGAAGACCTTGTGAGAGCAGCCACTGGAATCGGCTTGAAGATTGCGGTCGCTTCCAGCACGTGGAACAAGAGCGAGAAGAAACAGCTCTTCCTTGAGGGACGAAGCTCTTGCTACAAGTGTGTGGTCGTGGTTGAGATCGCCAAGAACCTCGGACTCATCGAGGAATCAGAGCGGGACAAGCTGAACGAGGAACTCGAAATATTCATCAAGATCCTCTCTAAACTTGCCCAGCCAACAGACAAGGGTAAGGCTGCGTAG
- a CDS encoding 4-oxalocrotonate tautomerase, producing MPTIRVDGPPIKDLDRKTYLVKLFAESAAEVYGMDIGHIVVLIRENAPENVGIGGELLVDRKQK from the coding sequence ATGCCTACGATCAGAGTTGATGGACCACCGATCAAAGACCTTGACCGAAAGACATACCTCGTCAAACTGTTCGCCGAATCCGCGGCGGAGGTTTACGGCATGGATATAGGACACATAGTCGTTCTCATACGCGAAAACGCTCCGGAAAATGTGGGGATTGGCGGGGAACTGCTGGTCGATCGAAAGCAGAAGTAA
- a CDS encoding TIGR04076 family protein: MWHALCTRAGTVPVSDASTHFTLNGCWNQDARYHKIVKKCTPFPHGLFSSISSFVHKPQLQDLCTTLVNQERRCRLRKTVKVTIKSGRCSDDLHKVGQVFVVDDTTPGGLCLGVWNAIAPYVTALRYGGNFPWEDEEGVATIGCPDPDGITVELRRIEKEDV, from the coding sequence ATTTGGCATGCTCTATGCACAAGGGCAGGGACGGTTCCTGTTTCCGATGCTAGTACCCATTTCACTCTTAATGGCTGTTGGAATCAGGATGCTAGGTATCACAAGATTGTCAAGAAATGCACACCTTTTCCCCACGGCCTTTTTTCTAGCATATCTTCTTTCGTTCATAAGCCACAGCTTCAAGATCTTTGTACAACTCTGGTAAATCAAGAAAGGAGGTGCCGATTGAGGAAGACAGTAAAAGTCACGATCAAGAGCGGCAGATGTTCGGACGACCTGCACAAGGTTGGGCAAGTTTTCGTCGTAGACGACACAACTCCCGGAGGACTGTGTTTGGGGGTCTGGAACGCCATTGCACCCTACGTGACCGCGCTCCGTTACGGTGGAAACTTCCCCTGGGAGGACGAGGAGGGAGTTGCAACCATTGGCTGTCCGGACCCCGACGGAATCACAGTTGAACTGAGGAGAATAGAAAAAGAGGATGTGTGA